One genomic window of Pseudoxanthomonas sp. includes the following:
- the rlmB gene encoding 23S rRNA (guanosine(2251)-2'-O)-methyltransferase RlmB translates to MSSKQNSWIVGVNAVASSIENDADNVREVLIDGSSKNARLTEIEENARRKGIEVRKVNTQALDGVGGQVRHQGVAARYAAAKTWDEAELPGLIEAAQGRALVLVLDGVQDPHNLGACLRSAAAAGVTAVVIPKDKSVGLNATVRKTSAGAADRLPVVAVTNLARALREIQKLGVWIYGLAGEAEASLYSIDLKGNVALVLGGEGDGMRRLTREHCDGLVKIPMPGDIESLNVSVATGVTLFEAVRQRGL, encoded by the coding sequence ATGAGCAGCAAGCAGAATTCCTGGATCGTCGGTGTCAACGCGGTGGCCTCGTCCATCGAGAACGACGCCGACAACGTGCGTGAAGTCCTGATCGACGGCAGCAGCAAGAACGCGCGCCTGACCGAGATCGAGGAGAACGCACGCCGCAAGGGCATCGAGGTGCGCAAGGTCAACACCCAGGCGCTGGACGGCGTGGGTGGGCAGGTGCGCCACCAGGGCGTGGCCGCGCGCTATGCCGCCGCGAAAACCTGGGACGAAGCCGAGTTGCCCGGCCTGATCGAGGCCGCGCAAGGTCGCGCGCTGGTGCTGGTGCTGGATGGCGTGCAGGACCCGCACAACCTGGGTGCCTGCCTGCGTAGTGCCGCCGCCGCCGGCGTGACCGCGGTGGTGATCCCCAAGGACAAGTCGGTCGGCCTGAATGCCACCGTGCGCAAGACGTCCGCCGGTGCGGCTGATCGCCTGCCGGTGGTCGCGGTCACCAACCTGGCCCGCGCGCTGCGCGAGATCCAGAAGCTTGGCGTGTGGATCTACGGCCTGGCCGGCGAAGCCGAAGCCTCGCTGTATTCGATCGACCTGAAGGGCAACGTCGCGCTGGTCCTGGGTGGCGAAGGCGACGGCATGCGCCGCTTGACCCGCGAGCACTGCGACGGCCTGGTCAAGATCCCGATGCCGGGCGATATCGAAAGCCTCAACGTCTCGGTCGCCACCGGCGTGACCCTGTTCGAGGCGGTCCGCCAGCGCGGGCTGTAG
- the rnr gene encoding ribonuclease R — protein MTKKTGTGGPKPPSDKAPASKKASQGAGGKKGAGKSKLPPWMPESMAAPSKGPGKGAKPAADGGARRRGPRPGNDNSGGPRPFERRGRGAPRVVVPAQGVGQAGFTDPHAAREAERYAQPIASREVILGALSASDGPLTAEEVAGKLDLTAPDRFEALGKRLNAMVRDGQLLLNRRGGYAPAEQMDLVAGVVIANPEGFGFLRAEAGGDDLFLPPFEMRKVMHGDRVLASITGVDRRGRSEGAIVEVLERRVNRLIGRFAMESGVSFVVPDDKRMQRNIMVPPDARGDARDGQLVVLELTHAPDGRRDPIGKIIAVLGDKLTPSLVVETAIHGHELPYEFPPEVLAEATAVPLTVEPSMIGGRVDLRDLPLVTIDGADSKDFDDAVYCESNRKGLRISNRSGYRLVVAIADVSHYVRPGTPLDDEAQKRATSVYFPGFVVPMLPETISNGICSLNPKVDRMCFVCDMQVDKNGEIGTAKFYEAVMRSHARLTYDQVWKAVGEDDAQAQAEIGPDVLPHVKRLHELYGLLSKAREKRGAIEFETSEVRFVLDNRGEVTQAGMQVRNDAHKLIEECMIAANVQAARYLLEKGIPAPYRVHERPPESKYADLLEFLKEFKLSMPAWSKVEPRDFTALLKRIRQRPDVALLESVLLRSQSLAVYTPDNAGHFGLALDAYAHFTSPIRRYPDLLVHRAIKYALTGGKAEKFQYSPRQMAALSLQCSERARRADEAEREVDERYRAAWMEQHVGGIFEGVISGVTSFGLFVELNQSKVNGLVHVTQLPHDYYHFDPIRKTLSGERRGTEFRLGDAATVQVMKASMEERKIDFRLVEKRGEDGAEAGEDAPRAFPAKRPKKKY, from the coding sequence ATGACAAAAAAGACTGGAACTGGCGGGCCCAAACCCCCATCGGACAAGGCCCCGGCCTCGAAAAAGGCTTCGCAGGGCGCAGGTGGCAAGAAGGGTGCCGGCAAGTCCAAGTTGCCACCATGGATGCCCGAGTCGATGGCGGCGCCGTCGAAGGGCCCGGGCAAGGGCGCTAAACCTGCCGCCGATGGTGGTGCACGTCGCAGAGGACCACGCCCCGGCAATGACAACAGCGGTGGCCCGCGTCCGTTCGAACGTCGCGGTCGCGGCGCGCCGCGCGTGGTGGTGCCAGCACAGGGCGTCGGCCAGGCCGGCTTCACCGATCCGCACGCCGCGCGCGAGGCCGAGCGCTATGCGCAGCCCATCGCCAGCCGCGAGGTGATCCTGGGCGCGCTGTCGGCCAGCGATGGTCCGCTGACCGCCGAGGAAGTGGCTGGCAAGCTGGATCTCACCGCACCCGATCGTTTCGAAGCGCTGGGCAAGCGCCTCAACGCGATGGTCCGCGATGGCCAGTTGCTGCTCAACCGCCGTGGCGGTTACGCACCGGCCGAGCAGATGGATCTTGTGGCTGGCGTGGTGATCGCCAATCCGGAAGGATTCGGCTTCCTGCGTGCCGAGGCCGGTGGCGACGACCTGTTCCTGCCGCCGTTCGAAATGCGCAAGGTCATGCACGGCGACCGCGTGCTGGCCAGCATCACTGGTGTCGACCGGCGTGGCCGCAGCGAAGGCGCCATCGTCGAGGTGCTGGAGCGCCGCGTGAACCGCCTGATCGGTCGTTTTGCGATGGAGTCCGGCGTCAGCTTCGTGGTGCCCGACGACAAGCGCATGCAGCGCAACATCATGGTGCCGCCCGATGCGCGCGGCGATGCGCGCGACGGCCAGCTGGTGGTGCTGGAACTGACCCATGCACCGGACGGTCGCCGCGATCCAATCGGCAAGATCATTGCCGTGCTGGGCGACAAGCTGACCCCGTCGCTGGTGGTGGAAACCGCCATCCACGGCCACGAGCTGCCGTACGAATTCCCGCCGGAGGTGCTGGCCGAAGCCACTGCCGTGCCACTGACGGTCGAGCCGTCGATGATCGGCGGCCGCGTGGACCTGCGCGACCTGCCGCTGGTCACCATCGACGGCGCCGACTCCAAGGATTTCGACGACGCGGTCTACTGCGAGTCCAACCGCAAGGGCCTGCGCATCAGCAACCGCTCGGGCTATCGCCTGGTGGTGGCCATCGCCGACGTGTCCCACTACGTGCGTCCCGGCACGCCGCTGGATGACGAAGCGCAGAAGCGTGCGACCTCGGTGTACTTCCCCGGGTTCGTGGTGCCGATGCTGCCGGAGACGATCTCCAACGGCATCTGTTCGCTGAATCCGAAGGTCGACCGCATGTGCTTCGTCTGCGACATGCAGGTGGACAAGAACGGTGAGATCGGCACGGCCAAGTTCTACGAGGCAGTGATGCGTTCGCACGCGCGCCTGACCTACGACCAGGTCTGGAAGGCCGTGGGCGAGGACGACGCGCAGGCGCAGGCCGAGATCGGCCCGGACGTGCTGCCGCACGTCAAGCGCCTGCACGAGCTGTACGGCCTGCTGTCCAAGGCAAGAGAGAAGCGCGGCGCGATCGAGTTCGAGACCAGCGAAGTGCGCTTCGTCCTGGACAACCGTGGCGAAGTCACCCAGGCCGGCATGCAGGTGCGCAACGATGCGCACAAGCTGATCGAGGAATGCATGATCGCGGCCAACGTGCAGGCTGCGCGCTACCTGCTGGAGAAGGGCATCCCGGCGCCGTACCGCGTGCATGAGCGGCCACCGGAGTCCAAGTACGCCGACCTGCTGGAATTCCTGAAGGAATTCAAGCTGTCGATGCCGGCCTGGAGCAAGGTCGAGCCGCGCGATTTCACTGCGCTGCTGAAGAGGATCCGCCAGCGTCCCGATGTGGCGCTGCTGGAATCGGTGCTGCTGCGCAGCCAGAGCCTGGCGGTGTACACGCCGGACAACGCGGGTCACTTCGGCCTGGCGTTGGATGCGTACGCGCACTTCACCTCGCCGATCCGCCGCTATCCCGACCTGCTGGTGCACCGCGCGATCAAGTACGCGCTCACCGGCGGCAAGGCCGAGAAGTTCCAGTACTCGCCGCGCCAGATGGCCGCGCTGTCGCTGCAGTGTTCCGAACGTGCGCGCCGTGCCGACGAGGCCGAGCGCGAGGTTGACGAGCGTTACCGCGCTGCGTGGATGGAGCAGCACGTCGGTGGCATCTTCGAGGGCGTGATCAGCGGCGTGACCAGCTTCGGTCTGTTCGTGGAATTGAACCAGTCCAAGGTCAATGGCCTGGTCCACGTCACCCAGCTGCCGCACGACTATTACCACTTCGACCCGATCCGCAAGACGCTGTCAGGCGAACGCCGTGGCACCGAATTCCGGCTGGGCGATGCGGCTACCGTGCAGGTGATGAAGGCCAGCATGGAAGAACGCAAGATCGACTTCCGCCTGGTCGAGAAGCGTGGCGAGGACGGTGCCGAAGCTGGCGAGGATGCGCCGCGCGCGTTCCCGGCCAAGCGCCCGAAGAAGAAATACTGA